Proteins from a single region of Mustela erminea isolate mMusErm1 chromosome X, mMusErm1.Pri, whole genome shotgun sequence:
- the TCEANC gene encoding transcription elongation factor A N-terminal and central domain-containing protein produces MSEQRQVAARASLIEQLMSKRNFEDLGNHLAELETLPVTREHLQETAVVRAVYSVLRNCPTVALKKKAKRLLSEWRALHKDLHFSPRDSPPSLPPGRTEEKPGLPRDPSQDELSGGSSSNSSSHGVAGALETLVPENSTGHMEPRGEHLGEPPDPAAPVRARCTELLYEALTSACTEQPKADVWQDLAREIEGHLFTLHSKNLRKYKTCVRSKVANLKNPHNSHLQQNLLSGTTSPREFAEMTALEMASEELKQLRASYTKSAIREHHLPQAAGGTPTGKIKCRRCEKFNCEVTVIARGTLFLPSWVRNSNPDEEMMTYVICNECGEQWYHSKWVCL; encoded by the coding sequence ATGTCTGAGCAGAGGCAGGTGGCTGCCAGAGCCTCCCTTATTGAGCAACTGATGTCTAAGAGGAATTTTGAGGATCTTGGCAACCACCTTGCCGAGCTGGAGACTCTTCCGGTGACCAGAGAGCATCTGCAGGAGACAGCCGTGGTCAGGGCGGTGTACAGCGTCCTCAGAAACTGCCCTACAGTGgcgttgaaaaagaaagccaagcgTTTGCTGTCAGAATGGAGGGCGCTTCATAAGGATCTCCACTTCTCACCGAGGGACagccctccatctctccctcccggTAGAACGGAAGAAAAGCCCGGACTTCCTCGTGACCCAAGTCAGGATGAGCTGTCAGGTGGCTCCAGTTCTAATTCATCGTCCCACGGTGTGGCGGGAGCCCTGGAAACGCTTGTGCCTGAAAATAGCACGGGTCACATGGAGCCCAGAGGGGAGCATCTCGGGGAGCCACCGGACCCCGCCGCACCTGTGAGAGCCAGATGCACAGAGCTCCTCTATGAAGCCCTAACGAGTGCTTGCACGGAGCAGCCCAAGGCTGATGTGTGGCAAGACTTGGCGAGAGAAATTGAAGGGCACCTTTTTACCCTTCACTCGAAGAACCTCAGAAAGTACAAAACTTGCGTTCGAAGCAAAGTTGCCAACCTGAAGAACCCCCACAATTCTCACCTGCAACAGAACTTGCTCTCTGGGACCACGTCTCCGAGAGAATTTGCTGAAATGACGGCGTTGGAGATGGCAAGCGAGGAGCTGAAGCAGTTGAGAGCCTCCTACACGAAGTCTGCCATACGGGAGCACCACCTTCCCCAAGCTGCGGGGGGCACGCCGACCGGGAAAATAAAGTGCAGGCGCTGTGAGAAGTTCAACTGCGAGGTCACCGTAATCGCCCGAGGAACGCTCTTCCTGCCAAGCTGGGTGCGGAATTCAAATCCAGATGAAGAGATGATGACCTACGTGATCTGTAACGAATGCGGGGAGCAGTGGTACCATAGCAAGTGGGTGTGCCTGTGA